In the Stakelama saccharophila genome, CGAAGCACCCAGGCCGGCGCGCACCGTGGCGACCTTGTCGATAGCCGTATCAAACTTAGCGAGGTCGGCATTACTGGTCGCCAGGCCAGAGGCCGTGACAGCCAAGGCGTCGGTAATCGCGGTATCCGTGCTCAGCTGAGTGAAGGTCAAAGACACGGTGTCGCTGGCATTGGCGCCGGCCTGGATTTTTACGGTGTTGGACGCGGTGGCGAAGAGATTCTTGCCGTTAAATTCGGTGTTCGCCAGAATGCTGGTGATCTGGGTCTTCAGCGCGGTCATCTCCGACTGAATATTGCTCACGTCACCGCTGCTATAGGTACCGTTGGACGCCTGCACGCCCAGTTCGCGGACACGCTGGAGCATGTTGGTGACTTCGTTGAGCGCGCCTTCGGCGGTCTGCGCCATCGAGATGCCGTCGTTCGCGTTGCGGATGCCCTGGTTCATGCCGCGGATCTGCGCGGTCATCGAATTGGCGATGGCGAGGCCGGCGGCATCGTCCTTCGCCGAGTTGATGCGCTTGCCGGTCGACAGGCGCTCCATCGCCGTCGACAATGCCATGTCGGAGTTGGCCGAAGCCGTCGTCGCGCGAAGCGCCGCAGTGTTGGTTCCGATAACAGTCATGATTCGTCTCCGTTCGTCGCAAGCTCTCAGCGCATCCCCCCGAACCTTGCGGGAGCTGGAGCAGCCACACCGGGAAACGACCGTCGGCGAAGCGGATTAAGCAAAAAGTTCGGCTCCGCCGCGCCGCTCGCGGGCGCCCTCGCGCGCGCGGAAAGCTTCGGCAAAAATTTTCCGCTCCGCCGGCAAAGTTTACCGCGCGTTTACCACAGCGGGCGCAATACCGTCCTCGTAAGGGGGACTTTTCCGAATGCCTGTGATCTTTCCGTCAGCCGCCGTCATGCAGGGCCACTTCGCGCTGGTGTCAGCACTGCGCGCCCAGGGCTTCACCACGGCGCCGCTCGAATCGCGCAAGCCCGCACCCGGCGACCTGTTCCTGGTCGCCGACGGCGAAGCCTCGCCGGTGCCGGCGCGCACGCTCATCCTCGCCCAGGCGGACGCGATGGCGGTGACGCCGTTTCACGACGGCGCGCCGGCCCGGCTGTCCTATCCGATGGAAGAAGCCGCCGTCGCCCACGGCATGGCGAGCGCGCTGCTGCGCGGTCCCGGCGCGCCCGTCGCCGCCGATCCGGAGAGCCTGGCGCTGATGGCGCTCGCCGAGCGCGTGGCCGCGGCCGACATCACCGTGCTGATCAACGGACCGACCGGCACCGGCAAGGAGGTGATGGCGCGCACGATCCATAACGGTTCGAAGCGCGCCGACGGACCGTTCATCGCGGTCAATTGCGCCGCGCTGCCGGAAACGATGCTGGAAGCCATGCTGTTCGGCCATCAGAAGGGCGCCTTCACTGGTGCTTCTTCGGGCGGAGAAGGCTTTTTCCGGGCCGCGCATGGCGGCACGCTGCTGCTCGACGAGATCGCGGAAATGCCTATCCAGCTTCAGGCGAAGCTGCTGCGGGCGCTGCAGGAGCGCGAGGTCGTGCCGATCGGCGGCACCCAGGCCATTCCCATCGACGTCCGGGTCATCGCCTGCGCCAACCGCGATCTGCAGACCGAAGTGGCCGAGGGCCGCTTCCGCGCCGATCTCTATTACAGGCTGAGCGTCTTTCCGCTCGCCACCCGCTCGCTCGCCGAGCGACCGGGCGATGTGGCGGCGCTTGCCGCGGCGATGATCGTGCGGCACGGCGCCGGGCGCACCGCCCTGCCCGCGTTGGCGCCCGAGGCGCTGGCGATGCTGCAGAACCACAACTGGCCCGGCAATGTCCGCGAGCTGGAAAACGTCATCCAGCGGGCCATGCTGCTCGCGGCACCGGAGCGGATCGAGGCCGGCGACATCGTCTTCGACCGCGTCGCCGAGCCCGCACCCACCACCGCGGCTCCGGAGACGCTCAGCAACATCGTTCAGATGTCGGAATTCCAGGCCATCCGCGAAACGCTCGCAGCCTGCGGCGGCAGCCGGATCAAGACCGCCAAGAAGCTGGGCATTTCCGAGCGCACCCTGCGCTATCGGCTGGCCAAGGCGCGCGAACAGGGCGATGACATCGTCCGGGCGGTGTCGGCATGACGAGCCCCGTGAACGGCGCCGGCGGCGCGATGGGCGTGGACCGCGTGATGGCGCTGCGCTCGCAGATCCTGGAGCGCAACGCAGCGCTGCAGCGCGCCAACAACGCCGCGGGCGCCGCCGCTCCGGCCGCACCTGCGCAGACCCAGGACGCCAAGGCGACGGACTTCGCCGACACGCTGGCCGACGCGCTGAAGAGCGTGAACGAGAGCCAGGCGAAAGCGGGCGACCTTTCCGCTGCCTATGAGCGCGGCGAGACGACCGACATCGCCAAGGTGATGCTGGCCCGCCAGCAGGCCTCGGTCGGCTTCGAAGCGACGCTGCAGGTCAGGAACAAGCTGCTGTCGGCGTACAAAGACATCATGAACATGCCGGTATAATACATGGACCAGCAACTCGCACCCGCATCGGGGCCCGCCCCCGACGGCCCGCCGACCGGCAAGCCCGGCACCGCGCTGGGCCTCGCCAATCCGCTCAAGCAGGTAAGCGGCTTCATCGCCCAGCCGGCGGTGAAGCGCAGTCTGCCGCTCGTCTTCATGGTCGGGCTGATCGCCGCGGCGTTCCTCGCCTGGGCGATGGTCCGCACCCCGCCGCAGCGCATCCTGTTCGCCAGCCTGAGCGATGCCGACAAGGCGGCGGTGACGCAGGCGCTCGATACCGCCGGCATCGAGAACAGCTTCGACGGCGCCGGCTCGATCACCGTCGCCGAAGAGGAATATCACAAGGCGCGCATGCTGCTCGCCAGCCAAGACCTGCCGAAATCGACACCCGGCGGCTACGCCATTCTCGACGACCTGCCGATGGGCATCAGCCGCGCGGTGGAAGGCGAGCGCCTCCGCCAGGCGCGCGAGACCGAGCTTGCCAAGTCGATCGAGGAAATCGATTCGGTCGCCGAGGCGCGCGTCCACCTCGCCCAGCCGGAGAGTTCGGTCTTCGTGCGCGACCAGGAATCGCCCTCGGCCTCCGTGATCGTGCGGCTGGAGCCGGGCCGTGCCCTGTCCGATTCCCAGGTACGATCGATCATCAATCTCGTCGCCTCGTCGGTGCCGGGCATGAAGCCCGACGCCGTCACGATCGTGGACCAGATGGGGTCGCTCCTCAGCGCATCGAGCGGCCTCGACGAATCGATCGGCGACCAGCGGATCGATTATCAGCGCCGCATCGAGGAGAAGTACCGCACGCAGCTCTACAAGCTGCTGACGCCGATGGTGGGCGCCAACAACTTCTCCGCCGAAATCCAGGCCGAGGTCAATCTCGATCAGAGCCAGGCGACCAGCGAAAGTTACGACAAGGACGGCCTGATCCGCAACGAACAGGGCAACTGGACGAGCAAGGACAGCGGCGCGGCGGCGGGCGGCATTCCCGGCGCCCTGTCGAACACGCCGCCGACCACGGCGCAGGTGAAGGAAGGCACGCAGCAGCCCGCCAATGACGGCGCTGCCGCCGGTGGCGACGCCGGGCAGCCGGCCAAGACCAGCGAAGAATATGCCCGTACCTATGCGCACGGCAAGCAGGTGTCGGTCACGCAGTCCATGCCGGGCGACGTCACCCGGCTGTCGGTGGCGGTGCTGCTGCGCGATCCGGCAACGGGCAAGCCGCGCAGCAAGGCGGAGATCCAGAAGATCACCGATCTGGTTCGCGCAGCGGTTGGGTACGACAAGGCGCGCGGCGATCAGGTGACCGTCATCAGCGAAGCGTTTTCTCCGTCCGCCACCGATGTCAGCGAGCCCGCATGGTATCAGGCGGACTGGGTGCCGATGGCGGCGCGCAACGGGACGGCGGTGCTCATCGCGCTCCTGGTGCTGATGCTGGGCGTCCGTCCGCTGTCCAAGGCGCTGCTGAAGAAGCGTGAGGAAAACGAACCGGCCAAGCTTGTGGAAGCCACGGCTGGAGAGAACGGGCAGGAAACCGCCGGCGAACCGCCGGTCAGCATCGACATGCTCGCCTCGGCGCGGAACTATGACGAGCGCGTGAACCTCGTGCGGGGCTTCACGCGCGACAACCCCGCTCGCGCCGCGCTCGCCGTGCGTGACATGATCCAGGCGGATGCCAAGGGATGAACGCGCCCACCAAAACCTTCAACGGCATCGAACGGGCCGCGGTCCTGATGATGCTGGTCGGCGAAGAGGAAGCCGCCGCCATTCTGCAGAAGCTCGATCCCGACGAGGTCCGCGAACTCGGCCGGGCGATGTTCGCCGTCGCCGATGTCAGCGAGGAGGACGTGGCAGGCGTGCTCGACATCTTCGTCGCGTGCGCGGTGGAGCGCACCGCCATCGGCTTCGACCCCAAACCGAAGATCCAGACGATGATGACCCGCGCGCTGGGCGAGGAAAAGGCGGGCAATGTGCTCGCCCGCATCACGCCGCCCGAAGCGGCCTGCGCCATCGAACTGCTCGAATGGCTCGAACCATCCGAAATCGCGGCGCTGATCGAGGACGAGCATCCGCAGATCGCCGCCGTGCTGATCGCCAACCTGGACCCGGACGTCGCGGCCAAGGTATTCGAATTGCTGCCGGAAGCGTCTCAGCCGCAGATCCTGCACCGCATCGCCCGGCTGGGGCCGATCACGCCGGAGGCGATCGAGACGCTGAAGGACATGCTGTCGCGCCGCATGGGCGCGTCGCGGACGCCGGCGGGCCTACAGCTCGGCGGCACGCGCGACGCCGCCAAGATCCTGTCGGGCGCGCGCAAGGCGACCGAGACGCGCGTCATGCCCAAGCTCGCCAAGCTCGATCGGGCAATGGCAAAGGAGATCGAGGAGGCGATGTTCGTCTTCGACAATCTGCTGGAACTCGACGACAAGAATCTGGGCGTACTCATCCGCAATATCGAGACGGATACGCTGGTGCGGGCGCTGAAGGGCGTCGAAGAAGAGGCGCGCGAGCGCTTCCTGGGCTGCATGTCGAGCCGGGCGGCCGACGGCATTCGCGACGAAATGGAAGCGCGCGGCCCGATGCGCCTGACCGAGGTGCTCGACGCGCAGAAGATCGTCATCGCCACCGCGCGCAGCCTGGGCAAGGAGGGTACCATCATCATGGGCGGCGGAGACGACGATTATGTCTGATTTCCTTCCCGGATTCGCCGGCCGGCACGACGATGCCGCCACCGCGCTCGACGAAGCCTTTTCCAGCGGCGGCGCCTTCGCCCCCAGCGACATCGGAAGCTGGGTCCGCGACAGCGCCCCTCCGTCGAAGCAGGCGGCGCCGCAACATTTCGAGCCGCAGAATCCTGAACCCAGGCACTTTTCCCCGGCCAATCCGGAATGCGATCCGACCGAGGGATGGGATCCGTTCGATCCCGAGTTGAAGCAGGATGGCGAGGAAGCGGCCGAGTTCGTCGATCCCGTCGCCGCCGCGCATGACGCGGGCTTTGCCGAGGGGCGTGCCGCCGCGATGGCCGACTTGACGCAAAGCGGCGCACGCGACCGGGAATTGCTGAGCCAGCTCCAGGTCGCGCTGGCGCAAGGGCCCACCTTCGACCAGGAACGCATCGCCCGGCGCATCCGGGAAACGGTGCTGTTGCTCGTCAGGCGCATCGTCGGCGATGTCGGCGTGGCCGGCGATCTGCTTCTCCGCCGCATCGAGGCCGCGGCCGAACTGCTCGCCGACGGCGCGGAATCCGCGATGCTGCGGCTGCATCCCGACGACGTCCCGCTGGTCGAGGGCACGTTGCCCAAGAACGTCTTTCCCGTGGGCGATTCGAACATCGAGCGCGGCAGCTTCCTGCTCGAATCGGTCTCGACCGTTGTCGAGGACGGCCCCGAACTCTGGCTCGAGCAACTCGCGGCGGCGCTGGAACAGGTGGCGGTGCCGCCCAAATGCTGAACCGCTTCACCGACGATTATCTGACCGCGCTGGCCGAGCAGGATTTCATCCCCCGGCCGAAGGTTTCCGGGCGGCTCGCCTCCTATGACGGCCTGTTGATGGAAGCGGTCGGCCTGTCGCTGCCGGTCGGCACGGTGTGCGCCATCGATACCGCCGGTGGGAACAGGGTCGAGGCGGAGGTCATCGGCTTTCGTTCCGGCCGTACGCTGTTGATGAATCTCGGCGGTCCGGCGGCGCTGCTGCCGAATTCGCCGGTGCGGCCCATCGGCCCGCCGGGCGAGGCGGAGGTCGGGCAGGCCCTCTTGGGCCGCGTGGTCGACGGATCGGGCAAGCCGATCGACGGGAACGGCCCCATCCGCGGCGCCGGACGCTGGCCGCTTGCCGGACACATCCAGAACCCGCTCGACCGCGGCCGCGTGCGGGAGCCGATGGACGTCGGTGTCCGTGCGATCAACGGCCTGCTGACGCTCGGCCAAGGCCAGCGCATCGGCATCATGGCCGGCTCCGGCGTCGGCAAGTCGGTGCTGCTGGGCATGATGGTCCGCGCGGCCGAGGCGGACGTGGTGGTCGTGGGCCTGATCGGCGAACGCAGTCGCGAAGTCGCCGACTTTCTGGAGACGAAGATTTCCGGTGATGCGCGCAAGCGCTCGGTCGTCGTCGCCGTCCCGGCCAACCATTCGCCGGTGCTGCGCATCCGGGGCGCGCTTCGCGCCACGGCAATCGCCGAATCGTTCCGGGCCGAGGGCAAGAAGGTCCTGCTGATCATGGACAGCCTGACGCGCGTCGCCCATGCCGGGCGCGAAATCGGTCTGGCGCTGGGCGAGCCGGCATCGGCGCGCGGCTATCCGCCGTCGGCCATCGCCATGCTGCCGAGCCTGATCGAGCGCGCCGGCACCTGCGTGTCCTCCGGCGGGTCCATCACCGCGATCTACACCGTGCTCGCGGATGGCGACGACGGCAACGATCCCGTGGTCGATTCGGCCCGCTCGATCCTCGACGGGCACATCGTGCTGTCGCGCCAGCTCGCCGAGCAGGGCGTGTATCCGGCAATCGACCTGGGACCTTCGGTCAGCCGCGTGATGACGGATATTGCCGAAAAGCCGCACATCGCCGCCGCCCGCATCCTGCGCCGGCATCTCGCGACCTATGAGGAGAATCGCGATCTGATCCTGATGGGCGCCTATCGCAGCGGTGCCGATCCGGCGATCGATGCGGCGCTCGCCTGCCATCCGGCGGTCATGGAATATATCAAGCAGGATGCCGATGCGGTCGTGACGCTGTCCGACGCGGTGGCGGAGCTGACCGGCGTATTCGGCGATGGCTGACCGTTCGGCCAAGCGGCTCGCGCGGCTCCACCGGGTGCGGTCACTGCAGCTCGATCTCGTCCGGGCCGACGAAGCGAAGGCGGTCGAGCGCGTTGCCGGCGAAACCGCGCTCCGCGATCGCATCGACCAGTTGCACGCCGCCGTCGCGCCGGCCGCCACGCCGACGCCCACCGACGCGACGCACTTCATCGCCGCCGCCCATTATCGCGACCGGCTGCAGCAATCGGCGGATACGGCCAAGCGCCGGCTGGCGGCGGCCGAACGGGGGCTGGACGATGCCCGCGAACGTACACAGGCGGCATGGCGCGACCAGAGCGCGGTCGAAAAATTGATGGAGCGCGCGGAAGAAGCGGCCGCGGCGAAAGCGCGCCGGACGCTGGAAGCGATGCCCGCGACAGCACGGCCGAAACGGCACGATCCTTGCTGATATCGGTTCGAACGACGGATGCCGCCCATTCATGAAACCCATCGCTGCCCCCCTCCTGAGCCTGCCATCCGGTAAGGCCGCACTACCGCGCGAAAGCAGCGGCGGTCCAGGCTTCGCGCTAGCGCTGGCCGCGGTCTCGGTCAGCCCGTCGGACGCGGCAGAATCGGAAAAGCCGGACGGCTCGGTACGGCAACTGCTTGCCGGAACCGGCATCCTGTTGCCGCCGGAGCTCGGCAAGGCCGACGCGCACGATCCGAAGGGGCAGGCTCTCCCGGCAGCCCCCGGCACGCGCGATGTGCCGATGCCGCCGACCAACGCGCATGTCGCGGCAAAAGGCGGAGAGGCGAAATCACACCCGGCGTCCGACGAGCAGGAGCCCGAAACCAGCAAGCACCGCGCGCATTCGGAGGCGTCCATGGCCGCGTCCCTCCCCTTCGCGGCACAGTCCCCGGCTGAAATCGGAACGCCCGAGAGCGCTCCGACCGAGGTCGCCGGCACCGCGACGGGAGCGGAGCGTCCCGTCGCGCCCGCCAGCACCCATGCCGCCGAGCGGAACACAGCGATGAAGGACCTTGCTACCGAGGCAGCGTCCCCGCCGTCCGATGCTTCGCCCGAAACACCGACGAACGCACGTCCCTCACCGAAGCCGGTGTCGGCCGTGACGAATGGCCGACCCGAAATCCATTCCGATAGCGGTGCGATTCTTCAGGACCGCACGGCGGACGGCACCGCGATCCGCAGCCGTCGGGACCAGCCTCGACCAGCCGCCCCGGACGGCGGGGCGCCTGTCATCCGGGTGGTCGAAACCGAGAACGGCAGGCGAGCGGTTCACAGCGACACCGACGCCAGCCCCGCTCCCGCAACAGCGCGCAATCAGCTAGCGCAGGACGGCGGCAAGCGGCTTCCTCCGCCCGCTGCCGATAGGGCGGCCGTCGCAGCGCCGCACATGCACGACACGCCGGTCCCGGCGAAATCCGACGGGAAGCCCGCCGTGCGGCAGTCCGCCGAGCGGCTGTCCGTAGCGCAGCGGATCGACGCGCGACTGGAAACCGCTCCCGGACGCACGCGAATGGCAGCGAACGAGGCGCAGCAGCCGGTCACTGCGGACCGGCCGGTCGCTACCGAAACAGGCAGTCGCGATTCCGGTGCGGTGCACGGTGCGAGCCAGAAAGCCCCGGTCGCAACATCCTCGACGCACAAGGTGGACGCCGGTCATCCTCCTGCTCCCCAGCGCCCGCAGCCGGCGCCGATGCCGCCGCAGCACGCGTTCCCTGCTAGTGCCCCTGTGGCGGCGCCGATGGATACTACCAGCGCCGGCGCTTCCCTCGCCGGCTTCGTGCGCACGGAGGCCGAGCCGGCGATGACCCGCATCGCCTCCCGCAGCGATGGCGACGACGATGCCGCCATTCTCGCCGGGCAGGCTCTTCACGGCCGCACCATCGCCGCGCCGTCCGCGATGACCGACGGCGCAAGCCAGCAGCCGATGGACCTGCGCCAGGACGCCGGCATCGAAAAGATGATCGACCGCATCGAATCGCTGCGCATGAGCAACGACGGCAAGCACGGCCAGATTCGACTTGCGCCCGATGCGCTCGGCAAGGTCGGCGTTTCGGTGCGTCAGGACGGCGACCATGTGCATGTCCATTTCACCGCCGACAATCCGGCGGCACGTGCCGCGTTGAGCGATGCGGCACCGCGGCTGGCGGAGCTTGCCGATGCCCGCGGCGTGCGGCTCGGCCAGACGACGGTCGACAGCGGCACCGGCGGCGATGCCGGCCAGGGCCGCCACCCCGATCGGGATGCGCCCGCACTCCCCAACCGACTGGCGCGCGCGGAGGAATCCGATGCCCGC is a window encoding:
- a CDS encoding flagellin FliC: MTVIGTNTAALRATTASANSDMALSTAMERLSTGKRINSAKDDAAGLAIANSMTAQIRGMNQGIRNANDGISMAQTAEGALNEVTNMLQRVRELGVQASNGTYSSGDVSNIQSEMTALKTQITSILANTEFNGKNLFATASNTVKIQAGANASDTVSLTFTQLSTDTAITDALAVTASGLATSNADLAKFDTAIDKVATVRAGLGAS
- a CDS encoding sigma-54 interaction domain-containing protein; the encoded protein is MPVIFPSAAVMQGHFALVSALRAQGFTTAPLESRKPAPGDLFLVADGEASPVPARTLILAQADAMAVTPFHDGAPARLSYPMEEAAVAHGMASALLRGPGAPVAADPESLALMALAERVAAADITVLINGPTGTGKEVMARTIHNGSKRADGPFIAVNCAALPETMLEAMLFGHQKGAFTGASSGGEGFFRAAHGGTLLLDEIAEMPIQLQAKLLRALQEREVVPIGGTQAIPIDVRVIACANRDLQTEVAEGRFRADLYYRLSVFPLATRSLAERPGDVAALAAAMIVRHGAGRTALPALAPEALAMLQNHNWPGNVRELENVIQRAMLLAAPERIEAGDIVFDRVAEPAPTTAAPETLSNIVQMSEFQAIRETLAACGGSRIKTAKKLGISERTLRYRLAKAREQGDDIVRAVSA
- the fliE gene encoding flagellar hook-basal body complex protein FliE, coding for MGVDRVMALRSQILERNAALQRANNAAGAAAPAAPAQTQDAKATDFADTLADALKSVNESQAKAGDLSAAYERGETTDIAKVMLARQQASVGFEATLQVRNKLLSAYKDIMNMPV
- the fliF gene encoding flagellar basal-body MS-ring/collar protein FliF, with the translated sequence MDQQLAPASGPAPDGPPTGKPGTALGLANPLKQVSGFIAQPAVKRSLPLVFMVGLIAAAFLAWAMVRTPPQRILFASLSDADKAAVTQALDTAGIENSFDGAGSITVAEEEYHKARMLLASQDLPKSTPGGYAILDDLPMGISRAVEGERLRQARETELAKSIEEIDSVAEARVHLAQPESSVFVRDQESPSASVIVRLEPGRALSDSQVRSIINLVASSVPGMKPDAVTIVDQMGSLLSASSGLDESIGDQRIDYQRRIEEKYRTQLYKLLTPMVGANNFSAEIQAEVNLDQSQATSESYDKDGLIRNEQGNWTSKDSGAAAGGIPGALSNTPPTTAQVKEGTQQPANDGAAAGGDAGQPAKTSEEYARTYAHGKQVSVTQSMPGDVTRLSVAVLLRDPATGKPRSKAEIQKITDLVRAAVGYDKARGDQVTVISEAFSPSATDVSEPAWYQADWVPMAARNGTAVLIALLVLMLGVRPLSKALLKKREENEPAKLVEATAGENGQETAGEPPVSIDMLASARNYDERVNLVRGFTRDNPARAALAVRDMIQADAKG
- the fliG gene encoding flagellar motor switch protein FliG, which translates into the protein MNAPTKTFNGIERAAVLMMLVGEEEAAAILQKLDPDEVRELGRAMFAVADVSEEDVAGVLDIFVACAVERTAIGFDPKPKIQTMMTRALGEEKAGNVLARITPPEAACAIELLEWLEPSEIAALIEDEHPQIAAVLIANLDPDVAAKVFELLPEASQPQILHRIARLGPITPEAIETLKDMLSRRMGASRTPAGLQLGGTRDAAKILSGARKATETRVMPKLAKLDRAMAKEIEEAMFVFDNLLELDDKNLGVLIRNIETDTLVRALKGVEEEARERFLGCMSSRAADGIRDEMEARGPMRLTEVLDAQKIVIATARSLGKEGTIIMGGGDDDYV
- a CDS encoding FliH/SctL family protein, encoding MSDFLPGFAGRHDDAATALDEAFSSGGAFAPSDIGSWVRDSAPPSKQAAPQHFEPQNPEPRHFSPANPECDPTEGWDPFDPELKQDGEEAAEFVDPVAAAHDAGFAEGRAAAMADLTQSGARDRELLSQLQVALAQGPTFDQERIARRIRETVLLLVRRIVGDVGVAGDLLLRRIEAAAELLADGAESAMLRLHPDDVPLVEGTLPKNVFPVGDSNIERGSFLLESVSTVVEDGPELWLEQLAAALEQVAVPPKC
- a CDS encoding FliI/YscN family ATPase → MLNRFTDDYLTALAEQDFIPRPKVSGRLASYDGLLMEAVGLSLPVGTVCAIDTAGGNRVEAEVIGFRSGRTLLMNLGGPAALLPNSPVRPIGPPGEAEVGQALLGRVVDGSGKPIDGNGPIRGAGRWPLAGHIQNPLDRGRVREPMDVGVRAINGLLTLGQGQRIGIMAGSGVGKSVLLGMMVRAAEADVVVVGLIGERSREVADFLETKISGDARKRSVVVAVPANHSPVLRIRGALRATAIAESFRAEGKKVLLIMDSLTRVAHAGREIGLALGEPASARGYPPSAIAMLPSLIERAGTCVSSGGSITAIYTVLADGDDGNDPVVDSARSILDGHIVLSRQLAEQGVYPAIDLGPSVSRVMTDIAEKPHIAAARILRRHLATYEENRDLILMGAYRSGADPAIDAALACHPAVMEYIKQDADAVVTLSDAVAELTGVFGDG
- a CDS encoding flagellar hook-length control protein FliK; this translates as MKPIAAPLLSLPSGKAALPRESSGGPGFALALAAVSVSPSDAAESEKPDGSVRQLLAGTGILLPPELGKADAHDPKGQALPAAPGTRDVPMPPTNAHVAAKGGEAKSHPASDEQEPETSKHRAHSEASMAASLPFAAQSPAEIGTPESAPTEVAGTATGAERPVAPASTHAAERNTAMKDLATEAASPPSDASPETPTNARPSPKPVSAVTNGRPEIHSDSGAILQDRTADGTAIRSRRDQPRPAAPDGGAPVIRVVETENGRRAVHSDTDASPAPATARNQLAQDGGKRLPPPAADRAAVAAPHMHDTPVPAKSDGKPAVRQSAERLSVAQRIDARLETAPGRTRMAANEAQQPVTADRPVATETGSRDSGAVHGASQKAPVATSSTHKVDAGHPPAPQRPQPAPMPPQHAFPASAPVAAPMDTTSAGASLAGFVRTEAEPAMTRIASRSDGDDDAAILAGQALHGRTIAAPSAMTDGASQQPMDLRQDAGIEKMIDRIESLRMSNDGKHGQIRLAPDALGKVGVSVRQDGDHVHVHFTADNPAARAALSDAAPRLAELADARGVRLGQTTVDSGTGGDAGQGRHPDRDAPALPNRLARAEESDARTTSDYRIA